Within the Arthrobacter sp. Marseille-P9274 genome, the region CTCGGCCAAGGCGATCGAGGCGGCAAGCAGCGGGACCAGGCGCGCGGGCCTGCGCGCAGCCCAGCAGATGAGCGGCAGCAGCAACAGCTCGGCGGCAAGCCTTCCCGGCTGGGCGAAGCTGTCATAGGCCTGCCGGATCCGTTGTCGGCGAAAGTGCGCCGAGGCCGGGGGTATCCTGCCGACGTACAGGCCGTCCGCCCGCACCTGCCGCCCGCCCGCCGCCTCGACCGTGCGGATCAACTCCAGGTTCTCGAACAGGACCTCGCCGTCGTAGCCGCCGGTTGCCTCCAGCATGCTCCGCCGGACGCCGAGCGTCCCGGGATAGTCGGAGCCGAAGGCCCGGTTGAGCAGAGTCCGCGCGGTGTCCCACCGGGCGTGCCACGGCCACTCGAGGAAGTAGTTCTGCGGCCGCACGAGCTCTGCGTCCACGAGGAGTGCCACCAACCGGCGCAGGCCTTGCAGCGTGTACCGGACGTCGTCGTCCGCCAGGACCAGGAACTCGCTCTCGCTGCTGCGCACTCCGGTGATGACGCCGGCTGCCTTGCCATTGCGGCCGTGCCCCGGTTCCGGACGGATGTGGCGGACCAGGTCCTGCCACGCGCGCCGGTGTGCCTCGAACACCGCTGGCGGCGAGCCGTCCACCACGGTGATGCGGATCCAGCCGGAGAGCACCCGCAGGTAGTCGGTCAGCTCTTCGAGCCCCCCGTCCTCGGACCAGCGCAGCGGCAGAATGTACTCTGCCTCCGCCAGGTCCGGCGAGGCTGTCATGCCGGGGCTTCGGCGGGGACCAGGAGCGCCGACTGCCCCGCTTGCCACGCCTCCAGCTGGTGCCGGCCGGCGAGCGCGTCCACTGCGAGCGCGGCGGCAGCCCCGAAGAAGATATCGGCCAGCAGCGCGGGCTCCGCTTCGGCGAGCCCGCCTGCCATGTCGCGGCCCGCAATCTGTTCGTGCACGGCGTCCGCCTCGACGTGCTCGTCGAAGTAGTCGCGGACGTCGGCCCCGTAGCCCAGCCGGCGGAACCCTCGGCTGTACAGCTTGTTGGGGATCGACGACGTCATCTCGTACGCGGCCAGATGCCCCACGATCGCTCCGCGGAGCCGGCGGTTGAGGCCGAACAGCGACATCATGTTGACCGCGGCGAGGGTCACGGCGGGGACCGCGTCGATATAGGCGCCGTAGGCGTCCTCCAGCCCTGCTCCGCGCATCGCCCTGGCAAACAGCCCCGAATGCATGCGCTCGGGCCGGCCGCCGCCGTATTCGTCCGACTGGATCTCGACCAGCGCTGCCTTGGCCCGTCCGCCCAGGCGCGGGATCGCCCAGCTGTGCGGGTCCGCCTCCTTCAGCTGGTAGATCGAGCGGAGGATCAGGAACTCGCGCAGCTGCTCGCTTGTTGCCTCCTTGGCGACGTACCGCGACAGGCTGGGACCGCCGTCGTCCGCGGTGAGGGCGAACAGCCCAGCGGCAACGGGCTCCGCGGCAGGTTCGGGCAGCGGGGGCACTACAGCCATCCGGCGCAGAGCCCCTTCGAAGCTGCGCTCAAGGCCGGTCCTCGCCCGGATCAGCTCCGGGTGCCATTCCCAGCCGTCGGCGACGCCGTCCAGGCCCCCATAATGCAGTTCATAGAGGCAGAACAGCGCGAGCTGCACATCGCCGTCGTGCATAAAATCTTCCGGCTCAGGCCAGGTGTCCGGCCGGGGGTGCGGCAAAGGTTCCGGCAGCCTTTCCTGCGGGGCTTCGACCATGTTCGCGAGTAGTGCGCTGCTCAGCGGTCCCCGCGCTGTGGGTTTCCTCATTGTTGCCCTTTCTGCCCATCCCTCTTACTTATAAGCATACTTAGAAATAGCATGAGTCTTGTTCGCCCGTTTACACACGAAGCCGGGAAAGGAGGAGGCGTGGAGAAAGAGAACAGCTCGTCGAAAGCGGCGACGGCGCCCCATCCGGAGGATGAGCGGAAGCCGGACACTCCTGCCGAGGTCAAGAAGCCCTCGTGGAAGTACATCTTCCGCAAGTCCGTGCGCGAGTTCTCCGCGGACCAGTGCACCGACCTGGCCGCGGCGCTCACCTACTACGCTGTGCTGTCGTTGTTCCCGGCGCTGCTCGCCTTGGTGTCCATCCTCGGCATTGTCGGCCAGGGGGAACAGACAACGACGGCGATGCTGGACACGCTTCAGCGGGTAGCCCCCGGGCAGGCCGCCGACACCCTGCGGCAGCCGATCGAGCAGCTGGCAAATGCTCCTTCGGCCGGACTGGCGCTCGTCGTCGGCATCGCGGGCGCCCTGTGGTCCGCCTCGGGGTATGTCGGGGCGTTCGGCCGCGCGATGAACCGCATCTACGAGGTCGACGAAGGCAGGCCCTTCTGGAAGCTTCGGCCCGCCATGCTCCTGGTCACGCTCATCGTCGTGCTGCTCGCGGCCGCCATGATGCTGATCCTGGTGCTGTCGGGGCCGGTTGCCGAGGCGCTCGGCGCGACCATCGGCCTGGGCGATGCGGCGCTGACCGCTTGGAATATCGCCAAGTGGCCGATCCTCATTGCCTTCGCGGTGCTCGTGGTCGCCCTGTTGTACTACGCGACCCCGAACGTGAAGCAACCGAAATTCCGCTGGATGAGCATGGGCGCGTTCCTGGCCCTGCTGGTCCTGGCGGTCACCACGTTGGGATTTGCCTTCTACGTCGCGAATTTCGCGAACTACAACCGCACCTACGGCGCCATCGGCGGCGTGATCGTCCTGCTGCTCTGGTTCTACCTGTCGAATCTGTCGCTGCTTTTCGGCGCGGAATTCGACGCTGAGGCCGAGCGCGGGCGCCAGCTGCAGGCAGGCATCGGGGCGGAAGAGACCATCCAGCTGCCGCCGCGCGACACGCGCAAGAGCGACAAGCAACTCAAGAAGGAAAAGGAGGACATAGAGCGTGGACGTTCACTGCGTCGCGACCTCGGCGAGAGCCGCGAGGACAGCAGGCGCACCTAGTTTGCCCATCCGCCCCATCGACTGACCCGACTCCAGGAGAAGGAATTGCTATGACGACCAACACCCCAGGAAACTACGACGACGACACCGCAGGCCTCGGCCCGACAGGCGGCACCTTTGGACGTCCGGGCGGAGTCGGCGGCGAGACCCTCCCGCCGGCGCGGCCGGCCGAGCCCCTCACCGAACCGGTAACGACCTACGAGCCGGAGCAGTCCAAGTCCGAAACGGCCAAGCAGGAAGCCAAGGAAGTGGGCCGCGAGGGCGCAGCCGCCGGCCAGCACGTGGCGGAAACCGCTAAGACCGAAGCGAAGCAGGTCGCCCACGAGGCCAAGGAACAGGCCCGCTCGCTGATGTCCCAGCTCGGCGACAACGTTCACAGCCAGGCCGGTGCCCAGCAGCAGAAGGTTGCCTCCGGCCTGCGGTCCATCGGCGAAGAGCTCGCGTCGATGGCGCGGAACTCGGAGCAGTCCGGCAACGCGACCCATCTGGTCAGCCAAGCGTCCGACAAGGCCCGCTCCGTCGCCGATTGGCTGGAGAACAGGGATCCCGGTTCGCTGCTCGACGAGGTCAAGCGGTTCGCGCGGCAGCGGCCCGGCGCGTTCCTGGCCATCGCCGCCGGCGCGGGCCTGGTCGCCGGCCGGCTGACCCGAGGGCTGACCGCGGATAGCGGCACCGGCGGATCGGCCCGCCGGGCGGGCACCACGGACTACGACACCCGGAGCGCCAGGGGCTATGCCGCACCGGGCAGCCAGGCCGGGGCCGGCTACGGCGGCGCCCCGGGCTACCCGGAGACGATCGGCTACCCCACTGCCACTCCGACCGGCGCCACGGATCGGTACGACACCTCCGGCTCCGTCGGCGGTGCCGCGGGGTCGCCGGAGAGCATCAGCTACCCGGAGACCGACACCGACCTGCGCCGCGGTACGGCCATCCCCGAGCGGGATCCCTTTGAAGGCGGTGGCAGCCGATGAGCGAACGCTACCCGGAAGCCGGAAACGTTCCCCCGACGCAAGCCGAAGTCAAGGCCGAAACCAGCTCGCTCGGCGATCTGCTCTCCGACGTCTCGCGCGACATGTCCGTGCTGATGCGGCAGGAACTGGAGCTGGCGAAGGCTGAGGCCAAGGAGTCAGCCACCCGTGCCGGCAAGGGCGCGGGAATGCTGACCGGCGCGGGCATCGCCGGCCACTTCGTGCTGCTCTTCCTCTCGATCGCCCTCTGGTGGGGGCTCGGCCTCGTCATGGGCCAAGGTTCAGGCTTCGTCTGGTCCGCGATCATCGTGGCCGTCATCTGGGCGATCATCGCAGCGATCCTCGCGGCCGTTGGCAAGAAGCAGCTGAAGAGCGTCCAAGGTATCCCCCGGACGCAGGAATCCGTCAAGAAAATTCCCGAAACTCTCAAACCCAGTGAGGATGCACGATGAGCCAGTCACCTGAAGAAATCCGGGCCGATATCGAACGCACCCGTGGCCGCTTGGGCACCGATGTGGACGCCGTAGCCGAGAAGGTCTCGCCGTCGAACATCGTGCACCGGCAGACCGACAAAGTAAAGGACACGTTCAGCCGGGCCAAGGACAAGGTCATGGGAAGCGCGGACGACACCGTCGGTTCCGCCAGGTCCACCGTCCGCGACACGGCGGATTCCGCCCGTTCCGCGGCGCACGACGCCGGCCATGCCGTCCAAGAGGCGCCGCACACCATTGCCCGCAAGACCGAGGGCAACCCGCTGGCGGCCGGCCTGATCGCCTTCGGGGCCGGCCTGCTGGTTTCCTCCCTATTCCCGGCTACCAGGGCCGAACAGCGCGCCGCCGAGCGCGTGAAGGAAGAGGCCCAGCCCCTTGTGGAGGAAGCCAAGGGTTCCGCCCAGCAGGTCGCCCAGGGCTTGAAGGAGCCGGCCCGCGAGGCGGCGGAACAGCTCAAGTCCTCGGCGCAGGATTCCGCCGAGCACGTCAAGGAAGAAGGCAAGTACGCCGCCGAGGACGTGAAGTCGCGAGCCGATGAGGCCCGCACCAACGTCCAGGAGGACCAGCCGCGGCAGTACTAGAGCGCCGGCGGCACTGAAGGCGACAACGACGGCGGACCTTGGGGTCCGCCGTCGTTGTCGCCTTTGTACTGTACGGGGATTCAGGCGCGGTAGATGCTGATGGAATTGGCGCCGATGATTTCGCGTTCCCCGCTCCCGATCCGCGCGCCGCGGCGGCGTTCGTCGTAGTCGGAGGTCGTCAGGAGCAATTCGAAGGTCCGGCCGTGGTTCTCGGCCACGCCGAAATCCCGCAGGGCCGCGGAGCTGGGCATCATGATCTTCCGCGGCTCGAGCCGGCCGTTGAGAACCACCAGCCCGTCGATGGTGCCGCTGGGAGATCCCATCAGCAGCTGGACGGTGCGGCTGGACGGGTTCGTCCACTGGTCCTGGGTCATCGGCTCGCCGGACTCGTTGAACCACAGCAGGTATGAGCCGTGTTCCGTGGCCGGATAGCCGTACGGCTGGTTGGCCAGGAAAACCTTGCGGATCCGCAGCAGCCGCCGGGTAGTTCGGAGCAACTGCTCCTGCCGGTCGTCCAGCAGCCAGTGCAACCAACTGAGCTCGTTGTCCTGGCAGTACACGTTGTTGTTGCCGTGCTGGGTCTTCCCCAGCTCGTCCCCGGCGGTGATCATCGGGACGCCGAGCGAGAGCAGCAGGGTGGCCATCAGGTTCCGTGCCGCGCGGGCCCTGGCGTCCAGCAAGGCGCTGTCCCCGGTGGCGCCTTCGACACCATGGTTGTAGCTGCGGTTGTGGTTGGTGCCGTCCCGGTTTTCCTCGCCGTTGTCCTCGTTGTGCTTGCGGTCGAAGGATGTCAGGTCCGCCAGGGTGAAGCCGTCGTGGGCGGTGACGAAATTGATCGATGCAAGCGGCCCGCGGCCGGAACCGGCGAAGACCTCGGCCGAGCCGGCGAGGCAGCTGGCCAGCCGCGCGACCGAGGAGCCGCTCCCGCCGTGGTTCAGCGCGTTGGCGTCCTCCAGCCAGAAGCTGCGGGCCGCATCCCGGAACCGGTCGTTCCAGTCCGCCCAGCCCTGCGGGAAGTTCCCGGTCTGCCAGCCGCCCGGGCCGACGTCCCACGGTTCGGAGATCAGCTTGGCCCGGGAAACCACCGGATCGGCGGCGATCGC harbors:
- a CDS encoding glycosyltransferase family 2 protein, which codes for MTASPDLAEAEYILPLRWSEDGGLEELTDYLRVLSGWIRITVVDGSPPAVFEAHRRAWQDLVRHIRPEPGHGRNGKAAGVITGVRSSESEFLVLADDDVRYTLQGLRRLVALLVDAELVRPQNYFLEWPWHARWDTARTLLNRAFGSDYPGTLGVRRSMLEATGGYDGEVLFENLELIRTVEAAGGRQVRADGLYVGRIPPASAHFRRQRIRQAYDSFAQPGRLAAELLLLPLICWAARRPARLVPLLAASIALAEAGRRRHNGTAVFPPGSALWAPCWVLERAVCSWLAVGLRLAGGVHYAGGRIPRAGTSARQLRRRYRTQAAGAPIQQRGGQRAWL
- a CDS encoding iron-containing redox enzyme family protein; the protein is MRKPTARGPLSSALLANMVEAPQERLPEPLPHPRPDTWPEPEDFMHDGDVQLALFCLYELHYGGLDGVADGWEWHPELIRARTGLERSFEGALRRMAVVPPLPEPAAEPVAAGLFALTADDGGPSLSRYVAKEATSEQLREFLILRSIYQLKEADPHSWAIPRLGGRAKAALVEIQSDEYGGGRPERMHSGLFARAMRGAGLEDAYGAYIDAVPAVTLAAVNMMSLFGLNRRLRGAIVGHLAAYEMTSSIPNKLYSRGFRRLGYGADVRDYFDEHVEADAVHEQIAGRDMAGGLAEAEPALLADIFFGAAAALAVDALAGRHQLEAWQAGQSALLVPAEAPA
- a CDS encoding YihY/virulence factor BrkB family protein yields the protein MEKENSSSKAATAPHPEDERKPDTPAEVKKPSWKYIFRKSVREFSADQCTDLAAALTYYAVLSLFPALLALVSILGIVGQGEQTTTAMLDTLQRVAPGQAADTLRQPIEQLANAPSAGLALVVGIAGALWSASGYVGAFGRAMNRIYEVDEGRPFWKLRPAMLLVTLIVVLLAAAMMLILVLSGPVAEALGATIGLGDAALTAWNIAKWPILIAFAVLVVALLYYATPNVKQPKFRWMSMGAFLALLVLAVTTLGFAFYVANFANYNRTYGAIGGVIVLLLWFYLSNLSLLFGAEFDAEAERGRQLQAGIGAEETIQLPPRDTRKSDKQLKKEKEDIERGRSLRRDLGESREDSRRT
- a CDS encoding phage holin family protein, with the translated sequence MSERYPEAGNVPPTQAEVKAETSSLGDLLSDVSRDMSVLMRQELELAKAEAKESATRAGKGAGMLTGAGIAGHFVLLFLSIALWWGLGLVMGQGSGFVWSAIIVAVIWAIIAAILAAVGKKQLKSVQGIPRTQESVKKIPETLKPSEDAR
- a CDS encoding DUF3618 domain-containing protein, with translation MSQSPEEIRADIERTRGRLGTDVDAVAEKVSPSNIVHRQTDKVKDTFSRAKDKVMGSADDTVGSARSTVRDTADSARSAAHDAGHAVQEAPHTIARKTEGNPLAAGLIAFGAGLLVSSLFPATRAEQRAAERVKEEAQPLVEEAKGSAQQVAQGLKEPAREAAEQLKSSAQDSAEHVKEEGKYAAEDVKSRADEARTNVQEDQPRQY